A window of Ignavibacterium sp. contains these coding sequences:
- a CDS encoding (Fe-S)-binding protein: protein MSNLQQNSELLKVLPSDDILQQCIHCGMCLATCPTYDLTKLERSSPRGRIRMIRSVARGEMELSSLFAEEMNFCLDCQACETACPAGVKYGRMVEAARVLVDESGYTPKVQLFLKRLALRKIVASRFWLKFFSRLLWFYQKSGIQKLVRATGILKLFSKNLPEIEKLSPPIASHFSDSRIKEIELPAGEIKYKTAFHFGCLMNTMFADINIDTIDVLKEVGCKIITPKDQVCCGSLMAHNGDMEFALKLARKNIDAFDKHDYDYLISNSAGCGAFMKDYSHLLENDPDYSEKAKRFSSKVKDVMEFFAEQKPLNGISISNPKLNLKSEQELITYHDACHLAHAQKVSLQPREVIKSLPGIKYTELEEASWCCGSAGIYNVVRYEDALIQLQRKMKNIRNTGAKIVLTGNPGCMGQIKYGAEKFNVDVEVLHPVTLIKKLLS, encoded by the coding sequence ATGAGTAATCTCCAACAAAATTCAGAATTATTAAAAGTCTTACCAAGCGATGACATACTCCAACAGTGTATTCATTGTGGAATGTGTCTGGCAACTTGCCCAACTTATGATTTGACAAAACTTGAGAGATCTTCTCCACGAGGAAGAATCAGGATGATAAGATCGGTAGCTCGTGGTGAAATGGAATTAAGTTCTTTGTTTGCCGAAGAAATGAATTTTTGTCTGGATTGCCAGGCGTGCGAAACTGCCTGTCCGGCCGGAGTTAAGTATGGAAGAATGGTTGAAGCAGCTCGTGTTTTAGTTGATGAAAGTGGATATACACCAAAAGTTCAGCTATTTCTTAAAAGATTAGCTTTGAGAAAAATTGTTGCCTCCAGATTCTGGTTAAAATTTTTTTCACGGTTACTTTGGTTTTATCAAAAATCAGGAATACAAAAACTTGTAAGGGCAACAGGAATTCTCAAACTATTTTCTAAAAATCTTCCTGAGATTGAAAAGCTTTCTCCTCCAATTGCAAGTCACTTTTCAGATTCGAGAATCAAAGAGATTGAGTTACCAGCAGGAGAAATCAAATACAAAACAGCATTTCACTTTGGTTGTTTGATGAATACGATGTTCGCTGATATTAACATTGATACTATAGATGTTCTAAAAGAGGTTGGTTGTAAAATTATTACACCAAAAGATCAGGTTTGCTGTGGTTCATTGATGGCACATAACGGTGATATGGAATTTGCCTTAAAGTTAGCAAGAAAAAATATCGATGCTTTTGATAAACATGATTATGATTATTTGATTTCCAATTCTGCCGGTTGTGGTGCTTTTATGAAAGACTATTCACATCTTTTAGAAAATGATCCTGATTACTCCGAAAAAGCTAAACGATTTTCTTCAAAAGTAAAGGATGTGATGGAATTCTTTGCTGAACAAAAGCCATTAAATGGTATTTCGATTTCAAATCCAAAACTTAATCTTAAATCTGAACAAGAACTTATAACATATCACGACGCTTGTCATTTAGCTCACGCTCAAAAAGTTTCTTTACAACCAAGAGAAGTAATCAAATCATTGCCGGGAATAAAATATACCGAGCTTGAAGAAGCTTCTTGGTGTTGTGGTAGTGCCGGCATTTATAATGTTGTGCGATATGAAGATGCTTTGATTCAGTTGCAAAGAAAAATGAAGAATATCAGAAACACAGGCGCAAAAATTGTTTTAACAGGAAATCCCGGTTGTATGGGTCAGATAAAATACGGTGCAGAAAAATTTAATGTTGATGTTGAAGTTCTTCATCCGGTTACACTGATAAAAAAACTTCTTTCGTGA
- the lysA gene encoding diaminopimelate decarboxylase, with amino-acid sequence MNYFETEFIKYKNNELFIENIKAIEIIKQFGTPLYVYSKNHFINQYQKFEKAFSAVDHKIFYAMKSNFNLSVINTFVRLGSGVDVNSEGELFRALKTGVAPSKIILTGVGKTKDEIRLGLEKKVLMIKAESEEEVELINKIASEKNLVAPVALRVNPDVDAKTHPYISTGLSKNKFGIDTTTALSIYRRRNDFKHIQFTGIDMHIGSQITTIEPFVEAIQRMSELYFTLSGEGLKLSHFDVGGGIGVQYNDESSFTIEEFSERIVPLFKKLDCKILFEPGRFLTANGGVLLTEVLYNKQNGNKNFIIVDAAMNDLLRPTIYQAYHHIQPIVKNESRTEIVADIVGPVCETGDYFARDRKITKTLSGEFLAIMSAGAYGMTMASNYNARRRPAEILVDADKVLVARSRETFDHLLWDEKII; translated from the coding sequence ATGAATTACTTTGAAACAGAATTTATCAAATACAAAAACAATGAATTATTCATTGAAAACATAAAAGCAATTGAAATTATTAAACAGTTCGGAACACCTCTCTATGTTTACAGCAAAAATCATTTCATCAATCAATACCAGAAATTTGAAAAAGCATTCTCTGCAGTCGATCATAAGATTTTTTATGCGATGAAATCAAATTTTAATTTGAGCGTTATCAACACTTTTGTCCGGCTTGGAAGTGGAGTTGATGTGAATTCCGAAGGCGAATTATTCAGAGCATTAAAGACAGGAGTTGCGCCTTCAAAAATAATTTTAACAGGTGTTGGAAAAACAAAGGATGAAATTCGGTTGGGATTAGAGAAAAAAGTTCTGATGATAAAAGCAGAATCTGAAGAAGAAGTAGAACTGATAAACAAAATTGCTTCTGAAAAGAATCTTGTAGCACCTGTTGCTTTGCGGGTAAATCCAGATGTTGATGCTAAAACGCATCCGTACATCTCAACAGGATTATCAAAAAATAAATTTGGAATAGACACAACAACAGCTCTTTCGATATATCGGAGAAGAAATGATTTTAAGCATATTCAATTCACAGGAATTGATATGCATATCGGCTCACAAATAACAACCATTGAACCTTTTGTTGAAGCAATTCAGAGAATGAGTGAATTATATTTTACGCTAAGTGGTGAAGGTCTGAAGCTCAGCCACTTTGATGTTGGCGGTGGAATTGGAGTTCAGTATAATGATGAAAGCTCTTTTACAATTGAAGAATTCTCTGAAAGAATAGTTCCATTATTTAAAAAACTTGATTGCAAAATTCTTTTTGAACCAGGAAGATTTTTAACTGCTAACGGCGGAGTTTTACTCACCGAAGTTCTTTACAATAAACAAAACGGTAATAAAAATTTCATCATTGTTGATGCAGCAATGAATGATTTACTAAGACCAACAATTTATCAGGCATATCATCATATTCAACCTATAGTTAAAAATGAAAGCAGAACTGAAATAGTTGCTGATATAGTTGGTCCCGTTTGTGAAACCGGAGATTATTTTGCTCGCGATAGAAAAATAACGAAAACTCTATCAGGAGAATTTCTTGCAATTATGTCTGCCGGAGCTTATGGAATGACTATGGCTTCAAATTATAATGCAAGAAGAAGACCAGCAGAAATTTTAGTTGACGCAGATAAAGTTTTAGTTGCCCGAAGTCGCGAAACATTTGACCATCTGTTGTGGGATGAGAAAATTATATAA